TGAAGCCGTCGGCGCGGGCCTCAGCGACGAATCGCTTCGCGGTCCGCTCGGGCGGGCCTTGCGACGTGAGATGGACGAGATTCTCGCCGCGCCTGCCACGCGCCGCCTGTTGACGGAGTACGTCACGGAAGGCCTGCGTCAGTACGGGCCAAACTTCGTTCAGCGCCTTCGCCCGGAACTTCGCACCGCGATCGAGCGTGTGATCAACGAGACCGTGACGGCCGAACGCCTGATGGCTTGGATTGAAAGCGGCGTGCGCCAGTTCGCCGCCAGCCGCGAGATGCGTCGTGGGCTTGCGAGATGGATCTTCCACGAATCGTCTCGCGAGGGCGTGGTCGTGCGCATCATTGAAGTGCTGCAGGAGCAGTTCCTGCGCTATCGCGAACGCCATCCAGTGCGCGGTTTCCTGGCCGAGCAATTCGTCATCGACTGGGACAAAATGCGCGAATCGATCGTCGAGACGCTTCGCAGCGAAGAGGCCACCGAGGACCTGGCGGATATGCTGGTCGAGATGGCCGGCGGCATTATCGAGCGGCTTCAGGACGAGCGAACCGCCGACGCTTTTGCGCGGGTGCGCACTCGATTGGTCGATCGCGTGCTCGATTGGTTCGAGGAAGAAGGCATCACCGTGCTGGCGGACAAGATCGCCGAGATGTCCAGCAATCCGGAAACCTGGGATATGGTCGAGGCAGCCCTGGACGAATTGGCGACGCGCATTCCCGAGGCCATCTTCGAGCCCGACAACGGCGCACTTCGTCCGGCTGTTCGCGAGCATCTCGCCGAACTTCAGGTTCGACTCGTCACCGTTTTTCCCGTCGCTGAGATCGTCGAGCGCCAGGTGCTGGCGATGGAAGCCGCCGCGATCGAGGACCTGGTCGACGAAATCGGACGGCGCGAATTGGCTTGGATTCAGGTATTGGGACTTCTGCTCGGCGGGTTTGCGGGACTGTTTCTGACGCTGTTGGTTTAGGCTACTTCAATTTCCACGTCCGCTGCTCTTTGCCCTTCTCTTTCTGTTCCCGAGTCGGGCGTCGTGTCTTGCGATCGACGGGCGGAACATCGTCTTCCAGAATCCCACCAGCCTTCATTGTGTTGAAGATCAACTCGCCGCCCAGTCCGAGTCCGAGAAGCAGCATCACGGCGGATGAGCCAATCCCTGCGACCATTTCCATGATGCCATAGTAGATCAGCGCCAGGGCCAATGCCCATCCGGCCAGCCGCGGCGTGTTGGGAATGCTGAGCCATGCCACGGTGCCCGCCGCCAGAAGCGCGGGACCCGGGATCACCCCCATTGGCGAGAACAGGATCGCACCGAGTTCGCTGTCCGAATGCACCGGGAAGTAGAACGCCCAGGCCAGCAGCAGGAATCCCAGCCAGCGCCTCCACGGCACCGGATGCAGGACGACCCACTCGCCCTCCGGCTTGAACACCGTGATGGCGAACACCAGCGCCAGCACGAACGCAGGAACTGCCATCGGCAGCATCGCGGGGCTGACGTTGAAGGCTCCCTGCTCATTACGGATAAATAGGGAGAGGAAGATTCGGAAGAAGAGCACGCCAAACACGACGGAGAGCAGTTGCTGACCTGGGCGGCGATTGCCGCCGGCGATGGCGGCCAGGATCGATGCCAGACATACCTTAGCAATCAGGCCGGTCCAGCCCTGCAGACGCGTCAGGATCTCGTAGTACTGTACCAGGTCGTCGAACAACTCGGTGTTACTCCTTGGCCAGGGCTTGAGCGCTCGCGCGGAACGCGCCCATTTCTTCCCGCAGTGCGCGCAGCGCCGCAAGCATGTCCGGCGATGAAGCAGGCGCAGCCGCCGGAATCGCGGCAACGGGCTCCGGCGATTCATCCGTATCGCCGAGTCCCGAGTCGCGGTACTCGCGCAGACGCTGACGCATCACGTCGCGGATTTGCTCCGCGTTGTCAACGCCGCGGAAGTAGCCCGTGTGCATGTTGAAGAATCCCGGCTGGTTCTGCCCCTCCTGGGCCTGTGCCGCGCCGCCGCCACCGGCCGTTTGAACCTGCAGATCGGCGATCCCCAGCGCGCGCTGAAGCGGTCCCTGTGTCGTCGAGATATTCTGGATATTCGCAAAGGTCATGGTCATCTCACGGACCTGCCAGATGCCTTCCCGGATGCGCAGCGCGCGATCCGTGACCTTGTACCAGCGCATCTCGTAGTCCAGCCGCAGGACGAAGAAGCTGAAAACGCCCTGGACGATGATGAACACGAGCCACGCGATTTCCAGCAGAACCAGAATCGGAATCAACCACCCGGGAGCCTGGGTTGTGAACGCCGCGGCAAACCCCAAGCCCACCAGCATGCCGATTACGGTAAAGACCTGCCCGATCGCCCAGAGAACCAGCTTGTACTTGAAGTAATTCTCCGCCGCGCGGAACACAAGAAGCTGATCGTGGTCGCCCATCGGATCGATGGGTTCGGGCGGGACCTTCAGCAATCGAAGGATCAGTTGCTTCATGATGCTTCTCCCTTCCCGGCGGCGCGATCCAATGCTTCGCGAGCGGCACGGACTTCCTCCGTGATCTCGCGAATCAGGGCGATCACTTCGCTGTCTGCCGGAATGCCCGGCGTGGCCGGAACTGGCTGAACGGGCTGAGGCGCCGTCGCGCCGCGATTGCCGCTCTTCATCCCGCGCATCTTCGAGTAGAGGAAGTTCCGAATATCCTCGAACTCCTTGAGCCCCTCGATCGTCATCTCGGCGCGTGCGCTGCCGGAAGCTGTCTGGATGTGGATGTCGGCCAGGCCCAGCCAGCGCTGCAGCACGCCGGAAGTCAGGTGGATGTCCTGGATGCGCGCGTAGGTCAGGTTGACCTCGCGCCGGAAGAGGATTCCCCACCGCATGCTGATTCCCTCATCGTCGAACCGATACCGCATCGTGTGGTAGCGGAAGTAGAGCATCGGGAGCGAGAGAACCACGAACGGGCCTGATAGAATCGAGCGGATGAGATACAGCTTCATCAGGCTTGGGTGCGGACGTTCGATTGCGAAAATACTTTGTTCGTCGGCCATGCGTTGCCTCCTGCCAGGATTGGCGCGTCACTTCCTTCTACGGCCATTTCGGGAACTCATTCAATGGTCCGTCGGGAAACAGGGGCAACGCTCTTCTGCTAAAAGAGTCGATCCCGGCGCCGCATGGCACCGGGACCGACCCTGGGATTGGGGTTGGGGAAGATTCAGACAGGCCTTACAGACCCGCGATATTCCAAAGCGTCCGTTCCACGACCGACTGGTTCAAGTTCATCCAACTGCCGTCGCGGAGACGATAGTCGTAGTAGACTTCCGGCGTACCGCCGGCGCCGTAGCCGTCGCCTGCGAACACGCTGCCGTAGATGGTGCGGTTGCCACCGGTGTCGATTTGGCCCCAGGCGAAGAAGAAGCCGTTATGGGCGACCTTGAACTTCTGCTGTGGGCCATTCCCTGCCGGATCGACGACGTACTCATTTCCGTCCTCGTCCAGAATCGAATCGCTGCTGGGCGGGTTACCTTCACCACCGAAGTACACATCCGCGGCCACGAACATCGCACCGCGCGTGTGCATGCTGTTACCGGTCGCACGCAGTGTGACCATATTGCCGATGTCTCGGTTAGGCTCGCGGCTGTGATAGACGCTGTCCCGTACTGGCACATCGTTCACCAGCGTGTAGTTTCCGTCGGCATCCGTCGGCACCGTATCGATGAAGACCAACTGGTCCATCATGTCGAAGTAGTCGGGATCAGACGGATCAATGTCAAACCAGTCGAAGTAGTCCTTGCAGACCACTTCGCCCGTGTCGGGATCCGTTCCGCAAACGCGACCATCGGGGTGCATGAAGTAGTAGGGCAGGCTGTTGATCAGGAAGAACCGCTTCCATTCATCGTAATCATACGATGGGAAGTCGAGGTTCTGGTGCTGCCGCAGGTTCTCGTAGTCTTTCCAGCTATTCGCCCCACCCTTGAAGTTGTCAGCGTGCATGACGCTTTCCAGGAAGGGAATTTCGTAGTTTGCTGCAGTCGATGCGACCGGTGTGTCGCTGTATCCGCCGGAAACCGTGCCATCCGCGTACTTCGTTCCCGAACTGTCCAGCAGCATGCCCTCGGTCCGCAGTTTGAACCACGGGTCCTCGGTTTCCTTCGGAATTTTGATTGTTTCGTTGGACTGCAGTTCCACGTCGCTCTTGGCCCAGAGTTCGCCCCAGTGCACGTGGAAGTTGCCGTCGAACTCGGCCGCGGCCTCAGTGACAATGGCGCCTGGCGAACGAATCACAAGCGTCGGATTCTCGCGCAGCAACATCTCCACCGTGGTGCTCACGCCGTTGGATGCCTGGCCTGTGGCGATGACCTTGCAGATCACACGCTGCATGCCATTCGTATCAAAGTCGTCCGGGTTTTCCAGGCGAAGCTCTGTCACCCAACCGAGCGCATTCCCCCAGTCGTCGCGAGAAACCAGGTGGGAGTTCGTCTCATCCTCGTCCGGTTCGTCCGCTTCATACACCGTGCACGTTGGGATCTTGCTCTGCAGACCGTTGCCGTAATCCTGGAAGTACGTGAACGTCGTAACGACGGGCGTGCCAGTCAGGTTTCCATCTGTGTCAAAGATTGGAAGTCCGTCGCTATCGATCGGGCGTCCTTCATCATCCACCTCATAATCGAGCACATACGGCTCGAACAAGGTGTAGGCATCCGGATGCACGTTGTGAGGGAGTGTGTGAGGCGATGTCGCCATCGCGGTCGTGTACTCCTGGGGCACTGTCCCGGTGAAATTCGCCGGGTTGTTGAAGTAGTCGACGACCTCTTCAACGCCGGCCTCCGCTGCGTAGAACGCGTAGAGCCTCGTCCGATCGCGCCGCGCCTGGCGCTGCGCTTCGGTGATGTACCCAAGCCAGGAGACTACGGCGACTCCTGCGATTGTAATCATGATGACAGAAAAGAGGAGCACTGATCCCCGGCGATTCCGTCTCATCCGCTGTCTGATTGCTGTCATTGTGCCCATGGCACTCGATCCCTTGTGATTTTGTCGTTCCTCTTTCAGGACGCCTGCCCTTCTTCTGGCCTGCATCCCCCGGTGTGGGAGTACCGGAGGGAAACCTCAATCCCCACTGCTGCTAAGTATTGTATTTGGAGTCTTCCAACCCGTCTGGAAAGCCATTCGGTGGTATCGGTGCGAAGGGCCTTTCGAGGAGCGCTCCCATGGACTTTGTCGGTCTACCCAGTGGTGCCGTCACATCCTTTTGCGCTCTCACTAAGTCTATGTCGATTTCCCCCATTTTTGTTACACTTCGACTCCCCCTTTTTATGGTACCTTTCGGGGTGTAAAACGTTGGCATTGTTGGTTTTTGTTCGACCCTTGAAAGAGTCAATCCCGGTGCTCGAAGGCACCGGGATCGACCCTGGGATTGGGGTTGGGGAAGACTTGAAATCTCTGTATTGCTTGCTCAATTATAGCCTATGGCACCCAGGGGCGATTTTCTTACAAAAAAACAACCTCCGATGCCAGGCACCTCAAAATACTAACGGGCGGTCTTCGTGTGAAGACCGCCCGCCTCGCTGGGTTGACCCCCCCAAATGGTTTACACAGGACCTAGTTCCGTACGGTCAGCGTATCCATGTAGGTCAACTCTACCGGGTTGTTCCGAAGGTCTCGACCAGTGTCGGTGATCTTGACCTGGATGAACTTCCCGCTGCCGATCACGCGGAATTCCGCGTCAACGACGTCGTCCCAAGTGCGGGTTTGATTGCCCACAACGCTCCCATCGACCAGCTTCCCAGGGTCGGCGTAGTACAGTCGTCCATTGTTCGCATCGAAGTAGATCGAGCTATTGGTACCCGTGGCCTTCGAGGGATCCATGAACGTGATGGTTCTTCCCCAACCATCGGCGGTGAGATCCGTCACCGTGACACTGCCGAAACTCGCTGCGAGCAGGTGATTCCGCACGCGGTCCGCTGCGCGATAGGCACGACCCTGAGCCGGAATAACGGTCAGGCTCTGCCGTGCCTGTTTCGCGATTGCGATGCTGACATAGGCGACGAAGATTCCCACGGCTGTGAAAGCCGTCGAAGCAACCAGCATCTCGATGAAAGAGAAGCCCCGCCGACGGCTTCTCGCGAAGCGCCGGAACGGCCAGGTCATCACTCTATTCATTGTTCCAATCATTTTGCTTCTCCTATCTCACGGTGCCAGGAGCGTCGTGATCATAACTTGCTGATAGTCCTCAGGACTGTCGGCCTTTCGGCCGGCCCCGCGCCACTGAACGCGTGCCTTTGCGACGACCAGTTTGCGTTCGTTGATCGGGGTCGTCGCGGCAGTACCATCCGTGTTGTAGAACCGAAGCGTTATCGACTCGGCGAGAACGTCGTCATCCGTCGATACCGTGCCCCGGTCATCAAGGGTTACAACCGGATCGAGCGGGACGTCATTCTTCGTGTACGTGATCGGAGCCAGCGAGAAGAACGGCGTACGCTTCGTTTCCTCGATGACCTCCGCCGCAGCACGCATCGCGGAGTTGCGCTCCTTGATGTTCTGCTGAATGACGACGCCATACGTGATTCCGGCCACAATCGCCAGGCCGACGATGGCGACGATTCCAACCGTGACCATGACCTCGATCAGTGTGAAGCCTCTGGCCCTTAGAAAGTTCATCCTGCAGCCTCCTCGTCCACGGCTTCTTCGCCCGTAGACTGTCGGATTTCCCAAAGCGTGCGGCGCACGATGGATTGATTGATGTCCATCCAGCGGCCGTCCTTCATCCGGTAGTCGTACCAGACATCCGGACCGCCATTGGAACCGTACCCGCGATCGGCAAACACGCTGCCGTAGACTGTGCGGTTACCCTTACAATCGATCTGCCCCCATGTATAGAGAAGACCGTTGTGGGAGATCTTAAACTGCTTTGCCTCATCGTTGGTCGGCGAGCTTCCATCGGGCCGGGTCACGTATTCCACGCCGTCCTCGTCGAGAATCTCGTCGTAGCCAGGCGGATTGCCTTGGCCGACAAAGGTCAGGTTCGCCGCCACCAGCATGGCGCCGCGACTGTGAACGCCGCCGCCGCCTTCCTGGATCGTCGACATGTTGCTGCCATCGCCCATCGGGGGGCGGCTGAAGTAGGTGGAATCGATGACGGGAACGCCATGCTCATCCTTCGGCCCCGGATTCCCATTCGCATCCGTCGGGATCGTATCGATGAAGGCGAACTTCTCATCGAAGTTGTTGTAGTTGGGATCGTCGGGCTCGATTCCGAACCAGCCCGCCCAATCTTTGCCGACCATCTGGCCGTAATCCGAACTGCTTGGATCCTTCTCGATTCCGTAAATCGTTCCATCGGAATCGGTGAAGTAGTAGGGGAGGCCGGCCATTAGGAAAAACTTCTTCCATTCGCCGTAGTCGTACTCCGGCCAGTTGATGTTCTGGTTCTGCAGGAGATTCTCATAATCCGGGGGCGAGCTGCAGTTGCTTCCACCACCGGGCGCTCCGCCGCCGCCAGGCGTCGGCTTCTTCTTGTCGACAGACTTCTCCGCACAGTTGGCGCAAAGATCTGCCATATAGTAGGGCATCTCGTATTGCACTTCATCCGAAGCCGGGGCGGTCGTCGCGTAGCCGGTGCATTCGCGACCGTCTGCGTAGTTGTCATGCTCGTCGCGCAGCCAGCCCTCGGTCCGGACACGGAACCACGGGTCTTCGGTCTGGTTCGTGATTGAATTGCCATTACCGTTCGTCCAGAAATTCGGCGGCAACTCGATATCCTGATGAGCGATCAAATCGCCCCAATGGACGTTGTACTGCCCGGCGAACTCGACGCCGGTGCGGGAGACAATCGCGCCGGGCGACGCCAGATTCAGCGTCGGATTCATGGTCAGCAGCATCTCGACCGTCACGTTGATGTTGCCGCGCCTCTCGCCCGTTGTACCCGTCGCCACGACCTTTGTAATCACGCGCGTGTCGGTGGGCAGCTCGTCCTGGAAGTCGCTCGGATGGACCAACTGGAGCTTCGTGACGTATGCCAGGCGAGCCTGGCCATCAAGGATCTGAAGGACCGACGGCGGCAGATCCAGATCCTGGACGTCAACCGCATCGCTGAATTCCCACGTGGTCGTCGGGATCTTGCTCGTCAGGCTGACTTGGACATTACTTCCGGCCAGTTCGTCCTGGAAGTAGGTCCATTGTGTGATGACAGGTTCGGCCCCGGAAACCAGGTTCCCGTTCCCATCAAGAACGGGCAGGCCATCCTTGTCGACCGGATCGCCGTACGAGTTCGTGTCGTATCCGAGGATGTAGGGCTCGAACAGCGAGTAGTCGCCCGGGTGGAGTCCCGGATGCTCGAGGCCGTACGGGCTTGTTGCCTCATCATCGTAATCGTTCGGCACGGGGAAGTCGTCCACAGCGGCGACGAAATTATCGGGGTTGTTGAACCAGTCGACGATCTGCTCGACCCCCGATTCGGCCGAGTAAAAAGCATAGAGACGCGCGCGGTCGCGCACGGAGGCGCGCTGCGCAGTGGTTACGTAGCCCAGCCAGGAGACCGTCGACGCGCCCGCCAGCGAGATGAGGATAATCGAGTAAAGAAGGACAGATCCCTTCCGCCTCATAGTGTTCGGGCGTGGTCTGCGAGTCAGAAGCTTCATGGCACACTCTCCATTAGAGCGGAGTATCGTTTCCCAATCCAGAAGGGTACAAAACCCCTTCGGAATGTCAAATGCCATTAGGCTTGAGATCTTTTACATTTTCGGAAAAACTTTTTCCGACTTGGGAGGGAGAGGAAGAGCGAGGAATCGGATGGGGCGGCGTTTCGTTTCTCAGGAACAAATTGCCGCGCGCTTCGAGTGGGGATTGACCCGCATCCTCTGCTTTCTCATTGTGGGGCCGGTGACGCTTTTCTGTGCAGGTGTGTGAAGAATTCTTCCCACTTGCGTCAGGCCTTTTCCGGCGTTGGCCGCGATGGTCCCTGAATCTGCAAGAGGCAGGCCGTTCGCGAGGTTTTTTGGAGGGCAAGGCATTGGGATTTCTTGCTTTCTGTTGCGGGAAAATCGCGTGAAAAAAAATTCTTCGCTCATGGCATTAACCGAATGAAAGGGCACGAACGGATGCGAGAGTCGGATAGCCCGGCCATCAGCCCCGAACTCTTTGTGCGCTTTCAGGCCGGCGATGCCGAGGCAATGAAGGCTGTTGTCCAGGCATATCGCAAGCGGCTGATCGGCTTTATCCGGCTCTTTACCTGGAGCCGGGAGATCGCCGAAGAGATCGCTCAGGAGGTGTTTCTGACCACCTTCCAGGACCGTCGGAAGATCCACGGTCCGGCGAAGATCAGGCCCTGGTTGTTCACCATCGCACGGCGGAAGATCGCGCGTGAGATGGGCAAGGGGAAGTACAAGGCGGAGATCGCCGTCGAAGGCGACGTGCTCTGTCAACTTGCCCTCGAAGTGCCGCCCCAGCAGCTTGGCGACCTGCAAGTGCAAGAACTCGGATTGCATTTGCGGCAAGCGCTGGACAACCTTCGGCCAAAGGAACGAGAAGTCCTGATGCTTCGCTTCTTCGGTGACCTGCAGATCAAGGAAATTGCTGCAGTTATGGACATTCCGATGGGGTCGGTGGGCGTAAACATCAGCAGGGCGTTGGCAAAGGTTCGGAAGCATTTGGAGGAACAAGGACTAAGATTCGAGGACTTCGTTTCATGAGCGCGCACGACGATAACAAGGACAGGCAACTGGGTCACTACCTGGAACGACTGGGTGAAGCCTGGGCCGGGCGAGCCGACGCCAGCGACGAGTTCGTTGCGCGTTTCGAGGCTCGCCTGACCATGGAGCGGACCCGCCCGAGCGCTCGGATTCTGTCTGTCCCCGGACTCGTTCGTTGGTCCGCCGCGGCGGCCACCACCATCGCTGCGTGCATTGCCTTGATCTTCGTGTTGACCCCGATCGGCGACGGCCGGATCGGAGCCGTCGCATACGGCCAGGGCGACTTCGCCGCAAGCGGCTCCAAGTCCCAGGCTCGCCTCGTCGGGAACTCCTCGTTGATCACCGGAGAAGATGGTCGCGCAATGGCCACTCTGGATGATGAACGGGTGGCTCTGTTTATTGATCAGAATTCCAGTATACGCCTAAATTCGGAAGAAAAGGTCAACTTGACCCGTGGTAGGGTCTGGATTAGCGTCGAACCAAATTCCGGATTTTTTGCCGTCGAGACGCCGGATTGTGTCGTAGAAGTGAAAGGAACGACCTTCGGGGTTGAGATCGGCGAGAACGGTACAGAGGTTGCTCTAGCAAGCGGAGAAGTCTGGCTCGCCCAAGGGAAGCATTTCACGCGAATGTCGGCGGGATCGATTGCGAAAATCGCAAAAGATTCCGAGCCGGAGTTGATGCGGGCTAACGGAGATTTGGTACCGACGTGGGCACTCGATCTATACGCGAACGCCGAAGCGGCTCGTGCCGCCGAATTCTTCCCCTCCGCCGCTCCCGGCGTGCGGGGTCGGCCTTCACGCTGATCGAACTGCTCGTTGTCGTTGCCATCATTGCAATCCTGGCAGCCATCGCGGTGCCGAACTTCCTCGAAGCGCAAACCCGGGGAAAGGTCGCAGCTGCCCAGTCTAACATTCGGACGATAACAGGCGCGCTCGAGGCTTTTGCCGTGGACAACAATCGGTATCCCGCCACCCAACCGGTCGTGCCGGGGGATCCGCTGGCTCTGTTATCGGACTTCCAACTGTCGGCCCTCACCACACCCATTTCGTACATCTCGCCTGGTGCCTTCCACGATCCTTTCGGGACCGTGCGGGCGCGGGCGGCGTTCCCGAACAAGCGGGACGTGAACCGCGGCGGCGACTTTCCGACGCTGACGCAACCCAATGAGCAACGGAGCTTGCTGTACTACCATTACCCGTCTTTGTCCCAACGTCTGAACGTCGAGGAGATTAACATCTTTGGGGCCTCGGTGATCAGCATTGGGCCGGACATCCAGGATTCACTTGGTGCCTATCGCCCGTTCAGCGCCGCATTCTTCGTGAATGAGTTGCAGGACGAGGGGATTCGCCATCCGGTGGATACCATGTATGATCCGACGAATGGGACGGTCAGTATTGGAGATATCGGCGGTTACACTGGGGAAGCCCGCCGGTTTCGCGAGTGATGTCTGAAATACGCGCTTTGCTTTTCTCCGCGCTCCTCTTGTCATCGCCTGCGCTGGCGGACACGCTTGAGTTGTACGCGGGATTGACTCCCCAGCACGCAGTGGCCGCGGACTTCAACCGCGACGGCCGCATGGATTTGGCTGTCGCCTCAACGTTCGACGATTCGGTCACGATCATCCATCGGACGGGCTCGGGGAATTACGTAACCACCCAGACGATCATGGTCGGCGCAAATTCCTTCCCGCCCTCGAACTTCCCGCGTTTTCTGACGATCGGGGACTTCAACAACGACGGGGCCGCCGATCTGACGGTGATCTGCTCCGGCAACTACGCTTTCTCTTACGAGCCCAGCATTCAGACGTTGATGAATGATGGGAACGGACTCTTCCTTCCGGTCCAGCCGAGTGCCGTAACCCCTATCTTCGATTCACCCCTGATGCCCGTTCAGATGGTTGTTGGCCAGTTCACGAACGACAGCCTGGACGATGTTGCGTTGGCGAATCTGAACAGCGGAACGATTCGCATCCTGGCCGGCGACGGAGCCGGGCGATTCGCAATCGGGCCAGAGATCGACCTGGCCAGCACCTCCGATGGCCCATACGATCTGGCCGTGGCAGATCTCGATCACGATGGCCTGGACGACCTGGTGGCTGTGACCGAAGGCGATTGCTACGTCGTGCGCCAGTCCCCCGCTGGTGTTTTCAACTCCCCTGTGGCCTATTCAGTTCCTGCCGGAGCGGCGCAGTTCCATGCCGTGTACCTCGACGACTACGATCAAGACGGCCAATGGGATGCCGCTATCGCCGATCGGAACAGCCGCGTGGTGCGGTTGTTCGGGATTGATGCCGTCGGCGGGACGCTTGGCAACGATGTGTTGAACGATGCCTCCTTGAATGGCTGCTCCGATATCCTGAGCATCAATTGGGATGGAGACTGGAAGCCCGATATCGCCGTGGCGAATCTCGACGGCGATACCGTGACGGTCTTTGGCTCCGAAGGGCTCGTGGACGTTATTCCGACCGCCCTTGAGCCGCGCCGCATCGAATCGGCCGACATGGACGGGAACGGCCGCCTTGACCTTATTACTGCAAACGAAGGCGACGAGTCCGTCTCGTCCAACCCGGACGTGAATATCATTCTCAACGCGGGCTCGCTTCATGAGCCCGGCAGCGCGATTCGTCGTGGCCAGTTGCCCGTTGCAGGTCGCCTCGGGCTGCGCCTTTACCGGCCGCACGCTCTCGGCGTGGGATCGCCGACGCGGGTCTGGGCGGTTGAGAACTCACGCCGCGCGATCCAGGAGTTCAACCCCAGCCCGAACCTGAACGCGAATCTCGCTGCCCGTCTTGGCGATCGTCTCGAATTCGATTTCGATATTGCCGGCTTGGCGATGCTCGACCACCGTGAAGGTTTCGTGGTCGAGCGCTGGGCCGGTCGAATTCACGATTTCACTGTTGCCGCAGGAATCCAGAGCACCGTGACCTTGGCAGAAACGCCCGGCGATCTTGGCTTCGCGGGGTTGGCTCGCGATCCGGCGACCGGCGACTTCTATGTCTCCGATCCTTCCTCAGGCAGTATCCTTCGATTCGATTCCACCGGAACTCTGCTCGG
This genomic window from bacterium contains:
- a CDS encoding DUF445 family protein, whose amino-acid sequence is MAEGGSIRRHLKTSPRFAALRWLLRVSALLSIVAFCGLLWLVAARLFPSSVTAPEGLVRHILIVLVSGAIGFTTNWLAIKMLFRPHRRHRWLVLWQQGLLPREQERFARALGAVAAERLLSPEAVGAGLSDESLRGPLGRALRREMDEILAAPATRRLLTEYVTEGLRQYGPNFVQRLRPELRTAIERVINETVTAERLMAWIESGVRQFAASREMRRGLARWIFHESSREGVVVRIIEVLQEQFLRYRERHPVRGFLAEQFVIDWDKMRESIVETLRSEEATEDLADMLVEMAGGIIERLQDERTADAFARVRTRLVDRVLDWFEEEGITVLADKIAEMSSNPETWDMVEAALDELATRIPEAIFEPDNGALRPAVREHLAELQVRLVTVFPVAEIVERQVLAMEAAAIEDLVDEIGRRELAWIQVLGLLLGGFAGLFLTLLV
- a CDS encoding PH domain-containing protein; the protein is MKQLILRLLKVPPEPIDPMGDHDQLLVFRAAENYFKYKLVLWAIGQVFTVIGMLVGLGFAAAFTTQAPGWLIPILVLLEIAWLVFIIVQGVFSFFVLRLDYEMRWYKVTDRALRIREGIWQVREMTMTFANIQNISTTQGPLQRALGIADLQVQTAGGGGAAQAQEGQNQPGFFNMHTGYFRGVDNAEQIRDVMRQRLREYRDSGLGDTDESPEPVAAIPAAAPASSPDMLAALRALREEMGAFRASAQALAKE
- a CDS encoding type II secretion system GspH family protein, whose translation is MNFLRARGFTLIEVMVTVGIVAIVGLAIVAGITYGVVIQQNIKERNSAMRAAAEVIEETKRTPFFSLAPITYTKNDVPLDPVVTLDDRGTVSTDDDVLAESITLRFYNTDGTAATTPINERKLVVAKARVQWRGAGRKADSPEDYQQVMITTLLAP
- a CDS encoding RNA polymerase sigma factor codes for the protein MKGHERMRESDSPAISPELFVRFQAGDAEAMKAVVQAYRKRLIGFIRLFTWSREIAEEIAQEVFLTTFQDRRKIHGPAKIRPWLFTIARRKIAREMGKGKYKAEIAVEGDVLCQLALEVPPQQLGDLQVQELGLHLRQALDNLRPKEREVLMLRFFGDLQIKEIAAVMDIPMGSVGVNISRALAKVRKHLEEQGLRFEDFVS
- a CDS encoding FecR family protein gives rise to the protein MSAHDDNKDRQLGHYLERLGEAWAGRADASDEFVARFEARLTMERTRPSARILSVPGLVRWSAAAATTIAACIALIFVLTPIGDGRIGAVAYGQGDFAASGSKSQARLVGNSSLITGEDGRAMATLDDERVALFIDQNSSIRLNSEEKVNLTRGRVWISVEPNSGFFAVETPDCVVEVKGTTFGVEIGENGTEVALASGEVWLAQGKHFTRMSAGSIAKIAKDSEPELMRANGDLVPTWALDLYANAEAARAAEFFPSAAPGVRGRPSR
- a CDS encoding type II secretion system protein GspG; translated protein: MLPLRRSRRAGSAFTLIELLVVVAIIAILAAIAVPNFLEAQTRGKVAAAQSNIRTITGALEAFAVDNNRYPATQPVVPGDPLALLSDFQLSALTTPISYISPGAFHDPFGTVRARAAFPNKRDVNRGGDFPTLTQPNEQRSLLYYHYPSLSQRLNVEEINIFGASVISIGPDIQDSLGAYRPFSAAFFVNELQDEGIRHPVDTMYDPTNGTVSIGDIGGYTGEARRFRE
- a CDS encoding VCBS repeat-containing protein, with translation MSEIRALLFSALLLSSPALADTLELYAGLTPQHAVAADFNRDGRMDLAVASTFDDSVTIIHRTGSGNYVTTQTIMVGANSFPPSNFPRFLTIGDFNNDGAADLTVICSGNYAFSYEPSIQTLMNDGNGLFLPVQPSAVTPIFDSPLMPVQMVVGQFTNDSLDDVALANLNSGTIRILAGDGAGRFAIGPEIDLASTSDGPYDLAVADLDHDGLDDLVAVTEGDCYVVRQSPAGVFNSPVAYSVPAGAAQFHAVYLDDYDQDGQWDAAIADRNSRVVRLFGIDAVGGTLGNDVLNDASLNGCSDILSINWDGDWKPDIAVANLDGDTVTVFGSEGLVDVIPTALEPRRIESADMDGNGRLDLITANEGDESVSSNPDVNIILNAGSLHEPGSAIRRGQLPVAGRLGLRLYRPHALGVGSPTRVWAVENSRRAIQEFNPSPNLNANLAARLGDRLEFDFDIAGLAMLDHREGFVVERWAGRIHDFTVAAGIQSTVTLAETPGDLGFAGLARDPATGDFYVSDPSSGSILRFDSTGTLLGSFSLGGVPAGAMAWMPANSRLYVVQPGRTQVRAYDAAGTLDAAASFDLGASGSILQNEGLAGVGKVSNKDELYLLTTNGILAHASLDGTIQDVVSISPASEVIAMTYDTTNGLLFALGNDAHVTEMSVTTSDDGRLYSLWPAVVADPTFVPAGIAYDSISENFLVSDRTAPRYARFASNGNFLGFEDYSSTIDVAVSGGFDLDVQTGDMFLRDVLGVEATTTADSYPVPRSPITDLAYRMGSVAVGLPNPSEALVIPTNGVDEPYGVNLPEIFLGGGLAFIDDNTILHLGTVNAEHMTALIVAPPDPTGVSDWSLY